A genomic region of Archangium lipolyticum contains the following coding sequences:
- a CDS encoding DUF72 domain-containing protein: MIRIGPAGWSYDDWAGVVYPKPKPRGFDPLAFLAGYFDALELNTSFYRPISRRNAELWVERTDFNPDFRFTAKLWRRFTHERGEAWTADEVHQTREGLDAIHEAGRLGAVLVQFPWSFRNDEENRDWLDALVSEFSDWPLALEVRHESWNEPDVFAELAERGVGFVNIDQPLFQSSLGPSARVTSSVGYVRVHGRNYRNWFRKTASAMERYDYLYTAKELKPWTERTKEMAAHPRVSDVYVVTNNHVRGKGVVNAMMLQTMLTGRKVHAPETLLREYRDTLGPYVLPPEAETSEAPGASPAG, encoded by the coding sequence GTGATTCGCATCGGACCCGCGGGGTGGAGCTACGATGACTGGGCGGGGGTGGTGTACCCGAAGCCGAAGCCGAGGGGGTTCGACCCGTTGGCCTTCCTGGCGGGGTACTTCGACGCGCTGGAGCTGAACACCAGCTTCTACCGGCCCATCAGCCGGCGCAACGCGGAGCTCTGGGTGGAGCGGACGGACTTCAACCCGGACTTCCGCTTCACGGCGAAGCTGTGGAGGCGCTTCACCCACGAGCGGGGCGAGGCGTGGACGGCCGACGAGGTGCACCAGACTCGCGAGGGGCTGGATGCCATCCACGAGGCGGGGAGACTGGGAGCGGTGCTGGTGCAGTTCCCCTGGTCGTTCCGCAACGACGAGGAGAACCGGGACTGGCTGGACGCGTTGGTGTCCGAGTTCTCGGACTGGCCATTGGCGTTGGAGGTGAGACACGAGTCCTGGAACGAGCCGGACGTCTTCGCGGAGCTGGCCGAGCGGGGAGTGGGCTTCGTGAACATCGACCAACCGCTCTTCCAGAGCTCACTGGGGCCGAGCGCGCGGGTGACGTCGTCGGTGGGCTACGTGCGGGTGCATGGGCGCAACTACCGCAACTGGTTCCGCAAGACGGCGAGCGCGATGGAGCGCTACGACTACCTGTACACGGCGAAGGAGCTGAAGCCCTGGACCGAGCGCACGAAGGAGATGGCTGCGCATCCGAGGGTGAGTGACGTGTACGTGGTCACCAACAACCACGTGAGAGGCAAGGGCGTGGTGAATGCGATGATGCTGCAGACGATGCTCACGGGCCGGAAGGTGCACGCCCCGGAGACACTGCTGCGCGAGTACCGCGACACGCTCGGGCCCTACGTGCTGCCGCCGGAGGCGGAGACTTCCGAGGCCCCAGGAGCCAGCCCCGCGGGGTGA
- a CDS encoding imm11 family protein, whose protein sequence is MYARLQAQQARHEEAMTAQARYYKLYDDKYIPGRWHLRMPLGTEDELFDTWRFHEGRVLDIKEPICLSVKPAGVALEFSHSMGIPIVNRRVVSLFERLGIEEEVQFIPVEVEGQTEPYFILNALQVIKCIDDARCEEVLYWLPEDNRPDKEGQYRNVAGLKIDPTKVGAANIFRPWGWLVTLIVSERVKLAMEAEGITGTRFIEV, encoded by the coding sequence ATGTACGCCAGGCTCCAAGCTCAACAAGCTCGCCACGAGGAGGCCATGACGGCGCAAGCAAGATATTACAAGCTATACGATGATAAATACATTCCAGGGCGTTGGCACCTGCGGATGCCTCTCGGTACAGAGGATGAGTTGTTCGACACTTGGCGGTTCCACGAGGGACGGGTCCTGGATATCAAGGAGCCAATTTGCTTATCCGTGAAACCCGCGGGTGTTGCGCTCGAATTCTCTCATTCCATGGGGATTCCCATCGTCAACCGTCGTGTCGTTTCTCTCTTCGAGCGTCTGGGGATTGAGGAGGAGGTGCAGTTCATCCCTGTTGAGGTGGAGGGTCAGACGGAGCCCTATTTCATCCTCAATGCCTTGCAAGTCATCAAGTGCATCGACGACGCCCGGTGCGAGGAGGTGCTCTATTGGTTGCCGGAGGACAACCGCCCGGACAAGGAGGGCCAATACCGGAACGTGGCGGGGTTGAAGATAGACCCGACGAAGGTGGGGGCCGCCAACATCTTCCGGCCCTGGGGCTGGTTGGTGACGCTCATCGTCTCCGAGCGCGTCAAGCTGGCCATGGAGGCGGAGGGCATCACTGGCACCCGGTTCATCGAGGTCTGA